A genomic region of Salvelinus namaycush isolate Seneca chromosome 7, SaNama_1.0, whole genome shotgun sequence contains the following coding sequences:
- the rrs1 gene encoding ribosome biogenesis regulatory protein homolog, with protein sequence MAACSIEGLLAKAEQDEAEKLKSITVQKELDLEFDIGNLVAYDKNRIDIRLFREQKKEDFLRSLARDNTQLLVNEIWKHPTERVEEVIVVKLPEPTTALPREKPPPKPRPPTKWEEFAKLKGIQKKKKTNLVWDDVAKEWKRRWGYKRVNDGTKEWLIEVPETADPNEDQFAKRNKAKKEKVAKNELHRLRNIARAQKIKVPGVGLTPTAQQSKTDLARAVNVAKSSTASAGKFQERLPKEKAPRNTGKKRKFQPVIGNFSNEKQRQLDLLKVMDSKKPRLDVNKAVNKQMREDDREESAAKFKKGGKKGRKGGNFSGKGKGGGGKGKGKGRAGGKGQGPPSGKKGAGKPGKR encoded by the coding sequence ATGGCTGCGTGCAGTATAGAAGGCTTGCTTGCTAAAGCTGAACAAGATGAGGCTGAAAAACTCAAAAGTATCACCGTTCAGAAAGAACTGGACCTCGAGTTTGACATTGGAAACTTGGTCGCATACGACAAGAACCGTATTGACATTCGACTGTTTCGTGAACAGAAGAAAGAGGATTTTCTGCGTTCGCTAGCTCGTGACAACACGCAGCTCCTGGTCAACGAGATATGGAAGCATCCAACTGAGAGAGTTGAGGAGGTAATCGTAGTCAAACTACCCGAGCCGACCACTGCACTGCCGAGAGAGAAGCCCCCACCAAAGCCCAGGCCTCCAACCAAATGGGAGGAATTCGCCAAACTGAAGGGGATCCAAAAGAAGAAGAAAACTAACCTGGTATGGGACGATGTTGCCAAAGAGTGGAAGCGGCGTTGGGGCTACAAGCGTGTCAATGATGGCACAAAAGAGTGGCTGATTGAGGTTCCCGAAACGGCAGACCCTAACGAGGACCAATTCGCCAAACGCAACAAAGCAAAgaaggagaaggtggcaaagaacGAGCTGCATCGCCTGAGGAACATAGCCAGGGCACAGAAAATCAAAGTACCAGGTGTTGGACTCACACCGACCGCCCAGCAATCCAAAACTGACCTGGCTAGGGCTGTCAATGTGGCCAAGTCATCCACCGCTTCCGCAGGTAAATTCCAAGAGCGCTTACCTAAGGAGAAAGCTCCCAGAAACACCGGGAAGAAGAGGAAATTCCAGCCGGTCATTGGTAACTTTTCCAATGAAAAGCAGAGGCAGCTGGATCTGCTGAAAGTGATGGACAGTAAGAAACCTCGTCTGGACGTCAACAAAGCTGTAAACAAACAAATGCGAGAGGATGACCGAGAGGAGTCTGCAGCTAAATTTAAGAAGGGGGGAAAGAAGGGGCGCAAGGGTGGTAACTTCTCTGGAAAAGGAAAGGGTGGTGGTGGGAAGGGCAAAGGTAAAGGAAGAGCAGGGGGTAAGGGTCAAGGACCACCTAGTGGTAAAAAAGGAGCTGGGAAACCAGGGAAGCGCTAA